A single window of Zea mays cultivar B73 chromosome 10, Zm-B73-REFERENCE-NAM-5.0, whole genome shotgun sequence DNA harbors:
- the LOC100273688 gene encoding uncharacterized protein LOC100273688, whose amino-acid sequence MLRHLQRSLRAIHYSPIIGRDAACNPIPLHRFWDSHIEHATRDFSTSTRLTGHPIYQQNELEPTTPVKDTDIIIDRIRKSTRKLEEGPVGKNLSSAEKRKFLVNTLLSLEDSREAVYGTLDAWVAFEQDFPLASLKQALSVLEKEEQWHRIVQVIKWMLSKGQGNTMRTYELLACALEKDNRAEEAHRIWQNKVGHDLHSVPWRFCRLMLAIYYRNNRLDRLVKLFKELEACGRKPPSKDIVRKVEDAYETLGLLEDKKVLLDKYKDLYNKPSRDDRKKGSKSKKIESDKPSDGDSKESKMETSENLEDRCFPVDAKPDASA is encoded by the exons ATGCTCCGGCATCTCCAGCGATCCCTCCGTGCCATTCACTACTCACCCATCATCGGCCGTGATGCCGCCTGCAACCCCATTCCCCTCCACCG GTTCTGGGATTCACATATAGAG CATGCCACCCGAGATTTCTCTACTTCCACAAGACTTACAGGACATCCAATATATCAGCAGAATGAGTTAGAACCAACTACGCCTGTGAAG GATACTGACATAATAATTGACCGCATACGAAAGAGCACACGGAAATTGGAGGAAGGCCCTGTTGGAAAAAATCTGTCTTCAGCGGAGAAAAGGAAATTTCTTGTCAACACT CTCCTTAGCCTTGAAGATTCAAGAGAAGCTGTTTATGGCACCCTTGATGCCTGGGTTGCCTTTGAGCAGGATTTTCCTTTGGCTTCACTAAAGCAAGCACTTTCAGTTCTTGAGAAGGAGGAACAGTGGCATAGAATTGTCCAG GTGATCAAATGGATGCTGAGCAAAGGGCAAGGAAATACAATGAGAACATATGAGCTATTGGCATGTGCACTCGAGAAGGATAATAGAGCTGAGGAAGCACATAGAATCTGGCAGAATAAAGTGGGCCACGATCTGCATTCGGTTCCTTGGCGTTTCTGCCGTCTTATGTTGGCTATCTACTACCGAAACAATAGGCTAGACAGGCTCGTGAAG CTCTTCAAAGAACTCGAAGCTTGTGGCCGTAAACCTCCAAGCAAAGACATTGTGCGGAAAGTCGAAGATGCGTACGAAACGCTTGGATTACTAGAAGATAAAAAGGTGTTGCTTGATAAATACAAGGATTTATACAACAAACCGTCTCGGGACGATCGGAAGAAAGGCTCCAAATCCAAAAAGATCGAGTCTGATAAACCATCTG ATGGTGACAGTAAGGAAAGCAAGATGGAAACATCTGAGAACCTTGAAGACCGCTGTTTCCCTGTGGATGCAAAACCAGATGCCTCTGCTTAG
- the LOC100381610 gene encoding probable galacturonosyltransferase 7 isoform X1, whose product MKGHQHQQQSSSPLLPMPPPSKRRCSALAAAVPALVVCSTLLPLVYLLALHRPAGYGSDDRAAVVISTELAGLGARGSRHLENGGAMKHKLLKDVSKKVSGSDGVSAERSTRSRFSQDHAAKSKAKLKGAFSLLGLNNDTFKGKGPRTSKRFQLKDLSWRSKDTTVNGKENHDQETVHEENTKSCEHEYGSYCLWSTEHREVMKDAIVKKLKDQLFMARAHYPSIAKLKQHEAFTRELKQNIQEHERMLSDTITDADLPPFFAKKLEKMEHTIVRAKSSEVGCSNVERKLRQLLDITEDEAYFHTRQSAFLYHLGVQTMPKTHHCLNMRLTVEYFKSGSNHVDQLNDQKLESPALHHYVMFSRNVLAASTTINSTVMNSQDSDHIVFHVFTDAQNFYAMKYWFDKNSYLESTVRVTNIEDNQKLSKDVDSLEMQQLWPTEEYRVTIRNHSEPFQRQMKTKYISIFGLSHFLLPDLLPGLNRVVVLDDDLIVQKDLSPLWNLDMGGKVIGAVQFCGVRLGQLKPYIADHNVDDDSCVWLSGLNVIELDKWRDTGITSLHDQSVQKLRKDSLKSQRLQALPAGLLAFQDLIYPLEDSWVESGLGHDYGISHVDIEKAATLHYNGVMKPWLDLGILDYKNYWRKYMTSGEKFMTECNIH is encoded by the exons ATGAAGGGgcaccagcaccagcagcagTCGTCGTCTCCGCTGCTGCCGATGCCGCCGCCCAGCAAGCGCCGCTGTAGCGCGCTGGCGGCGGCCGTGCCGGCGCTCGTCGTCTGCTCCACGCTGCTCCCGCTCGTCTACCTCCTCGCCCTGCACCGCCCCGCCG GGTATGGATCGGACGACCGCGCCGCGGTGGTCATCAGCACC GAGCTCGCCGGCCTCGGGGCGCGTGGCAGCCGGCATCTGGAGAACGGGGGCGCCATGAAGCACAAGCTGCTCAAG GATGTTTCCAAAAAGGTGTCTGGATCTGATGGGGTTTCCGCTGAGAGATCTACTAGATCGAGGTTTAGCCAGGATCATGCTGCCAAATCAAAAGCAAAGCTCAAGGGCGCTTTCTCTTTACTTGGACTGAACAATGATACCTTCAAAGGTAAAG GACCTCGTACCTCCAAAAGGTTTCAGTTGAAGGACCTGTCCTGGAGATCAAAG GATACTACTGTCAATGGGAAAGAGAACCATGATCAAGAGACAGTGCATGAGGAGAATACCAAGTCCTGTGAACATGAATATGGGAGTTACTGCCTCTGGTCTACTGAACACAGGGAAGTAATGAAGGATGCCATTGTCAAGAAGCTTAAAGATCAACTTTTTATGGCAAGAGCTCATTATCCTAGCATTGCAAAATTGAAGCAACATGAAGCATTTACACGTGAACTGAAGCAAAACATCCAAGAACATGAACGCATGCTGAGTGACACCATCACAGATGCTGATCTTCCACCATT TTTTGCAAAGAAGCTGGAGAAGATGGAGCACACAATTGTGAGAGCCAAGTCTAGTGAAGTAGGATGCTCCAATGTTGAACGGAAACTTAGGCAGCTACTTGATATAACTGAAGATGAAGCTTATTTCCATACAAGGCAGAGTGCATTTCTATATCATCTTGGAGTGCAGACTATGCCGAAAACTCACCATTGCTTGAACATGAGATTGACAGTAGAATATTTCAAGTCTGGATCAAATCATGTGGATCAGTTAAATGACCAGAAGCTTGAAAGTCCTGCCTTACATCACTATGTAATGTTTTCCAGGAATGTACTTGCAGCTTCCACCACTATCAATTCAACGGTTATGAACTCCCAG GATTCGGACCACATCGTTTTCCATGTATTCACTGATGCACAAAACTTTTATGCGATGAAGTATTGGTTCGATAAAAATTCATACTTGGAGTCGACTGTACGCGTAACTAACATTGAGGACAACCAGAAGCTCTCTAAGGATGTAGATTCCCTTGAGATGCAACAATTATGGCCTACAGAGGAATATCGTGTCACGATTCGTAATCATTCTGAACCTTTCCAGAGGCAGATGAAAACTAAGTACATATCTATCTTCGGCCTTTCACATTTCCTCTTGCCTGACCTTCTTCCTGGCTTGAATAGAGTAGTTGTTCTGGATGATGATTTGATTGTCCAGAAGGACTTGTCACCTCTATGGAACCTCGATATGGGTGGTAAAGTGATTGGAGCAGTCCAGTTCTGTGGAGTGAGATTAGGGCAGCTGAAACCTTATATAGCAGACCATAACGTCGATGATGATTCATGTGTGTGGTTGTCGGGCCTGAATGTCATTGAATTGGATAAATGGAGGGACACCGGCATTACCAGTTTGCATGATCAATCAGTCCAGAAG TTGCGAAAGGACAGCCTGAAATCACAGCGACTGCAAGCACTCCCTGCAGGTCTACTTGCCTTTCAAGACCTGATATATCCTTTGGAAGATTCATGGGTTGAGTCAGGCCTTGGACATGATTATGGAATCAGCCATGTCGATATAGAGAAGGCTGCTACTCTGCACTACAATGGTGTGATGAAACCTTGGCTTGACTTGGGGATACTTGATTACAAGAACTACTGGAGGAAGTACATGACCAGTGGAGAGAAGTTCATGACGGAATGCAACATTCACTAA
- the LOC100381610 gene encoding probable galacturonosyltransferase 7 isoform X2, producing the protein MKGHQHQQQSSSPLLPMPPPSKRRCSALAAAVPALVVCSTLLPLVYLLALHRPAGYGSDDRAAVVISTDVSKKVSGSDGVSAERSTRSRFSQDHAAKSKAKLKGAFSLLGLNNDTFKGKGPRTSKRFQLKDLSWRSKDTTVNGKENHDQETVHEENTKSCEHEYGSYCLWSTEHREVMKDAIVKKLKDQLFMARAHYPSIAKLKQHEAFTRELKQNIQEHERMLSDTITDADLPPFFAKKLEKMEHTIVRAKSSEVGCSNVERKLRQLLDITEDEAYFHTRQSAFLYHLGVQTMPKTHHCLNMRLTVEYFKSGSNHVDQLNDQKLESPALHHYVMFSRNVLAASTTINSTVMNSQDSDHIVFHVFTDAQNFYAMKYWFDKNSYLESTVRVTNIEDNQKLSKDVDSLEMQQLWPTEEYRVTIRNHSEPFQRQMKTKYISIFGLSHFLLPDLLPGLNRVVVLDDDLIVQKDLSPLWNLDMGGKVIGAVQFCGVRLGQLKPYIADHNVDDDSCVWLSGLNVIELDKWRDTGITSLHDQSVQKLRKDSLKSQRLQALPAGLLAFQDLIYPLEDSWVESGLGHDYGISHVDIEKAATLHYNGVMKPWLDLGILDYKNYWRKYMTSGEKFMTECNIH; encoded by the exons ATGAAGGGgcaccagcaccagcagcagTCGTCGTCTCCGCTGCTGCCGATGCCGCCGCCCAGCAAGCGCCGCTGTAGCGCGCTGGCGGCGGCCGTGCCGGCGCTCGTCGTCTGCTCCACGCTGCTCCCGCTCGTCTACCTCCTCGCCCTGCACCGCCCCGCCG GGTATGGATCGGACGACCGCGCCGCGGTGGTCATCAGCACC GATGTTTCCAAAAAGGTGTCTGGATCTGATGGGGTTTCCGCTGAGAGATCTACTAGATCGAGGTTTAGCCAGGATCATGCTGCCAAATCAAAAGCAAAGCTCAAGGGCGCTTTCTCTTTACTTGGACTGAACAATGATACCTTCAAAGGTAAAG GACCTCGTACCTCCAAAAGGTTTCAGTTGAAGGACCTGTCCTGGAGATCAAAG GATACTACTGTCAATGGGAAAGAGAACCATGATCAAGAGACAGTGCATGAGGAGAATACCAAGTCCTGTGAACATGAATATGGGAGTTACTGCCTCTGGTCTACTGAACACAGGGAAGTAATGAAGGATGCCATTGTCAAGAAGCTTAAAGATCAACTTTTTATGGCAAGAGCTCATTATCCTAGCATTGCAAAATTGAAGCAACATGAAGCATTTACACGTGAACTGAAGCAAAACATCCAAGAACATGAACGCATGCTGAGTGACACCATCACAGATGCTGATCTTCCACCATT TTTTGCAAAGAAGCTGGAGAAGATGGAGCACACAATTGTGAGAGCCAAGTCTAGTGAAGTAGGATGCTCCAATGTTGAACGGAAACTTAGGCAGCTACTTGATATAACTGAAGATGAAGCTTATTTCCATACAAGGCAGAGTGCATTTCTATATCATCTTGGAGTGCAGACTATGCCGAAAACTCACCATTGCTTGAACATGAGATTGACAGTAGAATATTTCAAGTCTGGATCAAATCATGTGGATCAGTTAAATGACCAGAAGCTTGAAAGTCCTGCCTTACATCACTATGTAATGTTTTCCAGGAATGTACTTGCAGCTTCCACCACTATCAATTCAACGGTTATGAACTCCCAG GATTCGGACCACATCGTTTTCCATGTATTCACTGATGCACAAAACTTTTATGCGATGAAGTATTGGTTCGATAAAAATTCATACTTGGAGTCGACTGTACGCGTAACTAACATTGAGGACAACCAGAAGCTCTCTAAGGATGTAGATTCCCTTGAGATGCAACAATTATGGCCTACAGAGGAATATCGTGTCACGATTCGTAATCATTCTGAACCTTTCCAGAGGCAGATGAAAACTAAGTACATATCTATCTTCGGCCTTTCACATTTCCTCTTGCCTGACCTTCTTCCTGGCTTGAATAGAGTAGTTGTTCTGGATGATGATTTGATTGTCCAGAAGGACTTGTCACCTCTATGGAACCTCGATATGGGTGGTAAAGTGATTGGAGCAGTCCAGTTCTGTGGAGTGAGATTAGGGCAGCTGAAACCTTATATAGCAGACCATAACGTCGATGATGATTCATGTGTGTGGTTGTCGGGCCTGAATGTCATTGAATTGGATAAATGGAGGGACACCGGCATTACCAGTTTGCATGATCAATCAGTCCAGAAG TTGCGAAAGGACAGCCTGAAATCACAGCGACTGCAAGCACTCCCTGCAGGTCTACTTGCCTTTCAAGACCTGATATATCCTTTGGAAGATTCATGGGTTGAGTCAGGCCTTGGACATGATTATGGAATCAGCCATGTCGATATAGAGAAGGCTGCTACTCTGCACTACAATGGTGTGATGAAACCTTGGCTTGACTTGGGGATACTTGATTACAAGAACTACTGGAGGAAGTACATGACCAGTGGAGAGAAGTTCATGACGGAATGCAACATTCACTAA
- the LOC100381610 gene encoding Probable galacturonosyltransferase 7 — protein sequence MKGHQHQQQSSSPLLPMPPPSKRRCSALAAAVPALVVCSTLLPLVYLLALHRPAGYGSDDRAAVVISTELAGLGARGSRHLENGGAMKHKLLKDVSKKVSGSDGVSAERSTRSRFSQDHAAKSKAKLKGAFSLLGLNNDTFKGPRTSKRFQLKDLSWRSKDTTVNGKENHDQETVHEENTKSCEHEYGSYCLWSTEHREVMKDAIVKKLKDQLFMARAHYPSIAKLKQHEAFTRELKQNIQEHERMLSDTITDADLPPFFAKKLEKMEHTIVRAKSSEVGCSNVERKLRQLLDITEDEAYFHTRQSAFLYHLGVQTMPKTHHCLNMRLTVEYFKSGSNHVDQLNDQKLESPALHHYVMFSRNVLAASTTINSTVMNSQDSDHIVFHVFTDAQNFYAMKYWFDKNSYLESTVRVTNIEDNQKLSKDVDSLEMQQLWPTEEYRVTIRNHSEPFQRQMKTKYISIFGLSHFLLPDLLPGLNRVVVLDDDLIVQKDLSPLWNLDMGGKVIGAVQFCGVRLGQLKPYIADHNVDDDSCVWLSGLNVIELDKWRDTGITSLHDQSVQKLRKDSLKSQRLQALPAGLLAFQDLIYPLEDSWVESGLGHDYGISHVDIEKAATLHYNGVMKPWLDLGILDYKNYWRKYMTSGEKFMTECNIH from the exons ATGAAGGGgcaccagcaccagcagcagTCGTCGTCTCCGCTGCTGCCGATGCCGCCGCCCAGCAAGCGCCGCTGTAGCGCGCTGGCGGCGGCCGTGCCGGCGCTCGTCGTCTGCTCCACGCTGCTCCCGCTCGTCTACCTCCTCGCCCTGCACCGCCCCGCCG GGTATGGATCGGACGACCGCGCCGCGGTGGTCATCAGCACC GAGCTCGCCGGCCTCGGGGCGCGTGGCAGCCGGCATCTGGAGAACGGGGGCGCCATGAAGCACAAGCTGCTCAAG GATGTTTCCAAAAAGGTGTCTGGATCTGATGGGGTTTCCGCTGAGAGATCTACTAGATCGAGGTTTAGCCAGGATCATGCTGCCAAATCAAAAGCAAAGCTCAAGGGCGCTTTCTCTTTACTTGGACTGAACAATGATACCTTCAAAG GACCTCGTACCTCCAAAAGGTTTCAGTTGAAGGACCTGTCCTGGAGATCAAAG GATACTACTGTCAATGGGAAAGAGAACCATGATCAAGAGACAGTGCATGAGGAGAATACCAAGTCCTGTGAACATGAATATGGGAGTTACTGCCTCTGGTCTACTGAACACAGGGAAGTAATGAAGGATGCCATTGTCAAGAAGCTTAAAGATCAACTTTTTATGGCAAGAGCTCATTATCCTAGCATTGCAAAATTGAAGCAACATGAAGCATTTACACGTGAACTGAAGCAAAACATCCAAGAACATGAACGCATGCTGAGTGACACCATCACAGATGCTGATCTTCCACCATT TTTTGCAAAGAAGCTGGAGAAGATGGAGCACACAATTGTGAGAGCCAAGTCTAGTGAAGTAGGATGCTCCAATGTTGAACGGAAACTTAGGCAGCTACTTGATATAACTGAAGATGAAGCTTATTTCCATACAAGGCAGAGTGCATTTCTATATCATCTTGGAGTGCAGACTATGCCGAAAACTCACCATTGCTTGAACATGAGATTGACAGTAGAATATTTCAAGTCTGGATCAAATCATGTGGATCAGTTAAATGACCAGAAGCTTGAAAGTCCTGCCTTACATCACTATGTAATGTTTTCCAGGAATGTACTTGCAGCTTCCACCACTATCAATTCAACGGTTATGAACTCCCAG GATTCGGACCACATCGTTTTCCATGTATTCACTGATGCACAAAACTTTTATGCGATGAAGTATTGGTTCGATAAAAATTCATACTTGGAGTCGACTGTACGCGTAACTAACATTGAGGACAACCAGAAGCTCTCTAAGGATGTAGATTCCCTTGAGATGCAACAATTATGGCCTACAGAGGAATATCGTGTCACGATTCGTAATCATTCTGAACCTTTCCAGAGGCAGATGAAAACTAAGTACATATCTATCTTCGGCCTTTCACATTTCCTCTTGCCTGACCTTCTTCCTGGCTTGAATAGAGTAGTTGTTCTGGATGATGATTTGATTGTCCAGAAGGACTTGTCACCTCTATGGAACCTCGATATGGGTGGTAAAGTGATTGGAGCAGTCCAGTTCTGTGGAGTGAGATTAGGGCAGCTGAAACCTTATATAGCAGACCATAACGTCGATGATGATTCATGTGTGTGGTTGTCGGGCCTGAATGTCATTGAATTGGATAAATGGAGGGACACCGGCATTACCAGTTTGCATGATCAATCAGTCCAGAAG TTGCGAAAGGACAGCCTGAAATCACAGCGACTGCAAGCACTCCCTGCAGGTCTACTTGCCTTTCAAGACCTGATATATCCTTTGGAAGATTCATGGGTTGAGTCAGGCCTTGGACATGATTATGGAATCAGCCATGTCGATATAGAGAAGGCTGCTACTCTGCACTACAATGGTGTGATGAAACCTTGGCTTGACTTGGGGATACTTGATTACAAGAACTACTGGAGGAAGTACATGACCAGTGGAGAGAAGTTCATGACGGAATGCAACATTCACTAA